CTTGCCCGCGCCATTGGTGCCGATCACGGCATGGACTTCGCCGCGCCGCAGCGCCAGCGATACGCCGTTGACGGCGGTCAGGCCGCCAAAGCGCCGGGTGACCGCGTCGGCGGCCAGCAAGGGATCAGGCATGGGGCTCTCCTTGGATCGGCAGGGGCAGGGGCTTGGCGGTGCTGGCCGATGCGGCCGGCGTGGCCGGGGCTTGCCGGGTCCGGCGCCGGCGCCACTGCGCCGGCAGGCCGGCCAGGCCGTCGGGCAGCAGCGCCACCAGCGCGATGATGGCCAGGCCCAGCGGGAGATGCCAATGGCGCGCGTAGTCGCCGAACAGCGCCTGCGACTGGAACAGTTCCTGCAGCAGCACCAGCGTGGCCGTGCCCAGCACCGCGCCGCCCAGGCTGCCCATGCCGCCCAGGATCACCATCAGCAGCACCAGGCCCGATTGTTCCCAGGCCAGCAGCTCGGGCGTGACGAAGCCGTCCTTGAGCGCGAACAGGAAGCCGGCCAGGCCCGCCAGCGCGGCGCCGATGACGTAGGCCGCCAGCTTGTACGGATAGGTCGAATAGCCGGCCGCGCGCATGCGCTGTTCATTGATGCGGATGCCCGCCAGCGCCGCGCCGAACGGCGAGCGCCGCAGCAGCGCCAGGAAGCCCCAGGCCAGCGCCAGGCAGGCCAGCACGAAGAAGTAGTAGGCCTGGCCCTGGTCCAGGTCGAACGGCCGCCAGCCGAAGATCTCGGCCTGCGGCCGGAAATACAGGTAGATGCCGTCGCTGCCGCCGCCCACCTTGGTGTCGTGGAACACGTAGTAGGCCATCTGCGCGAACGCCAGCGTCACCATGATGAAGTACACGCCGCGCGTGCGCAGCGCCAGCGCGCCGGTCAGTGCGGCGTAGGCGGCCGCGGCCAGCAGCGCCGCAGGCAGCAGCCACCACAGGCTGGCCGCCTCCGACTGCGGCGACAGCAGTGCGGCGGCGTAGGCGCCGATGCCGAAGAACGCCGCGTGCCCCAGGCTGACCAGCCCGGCGCCGCCCACCAGCAATTGCAGGCTGAGCGCGAACACCGCGTAGATCATGATCTTCACGGCCAGCCCGGTGTAGTAGTCGCTGCCGCTCCAGGCGAAGGCCGCCAGCGCCAGCAGGGTCGCGACAGGCAGGAGTCGATTCACATTCATGGTCAGCCCTGTTTGAACAGCCCTTCGGGCTTGCACAGAAGAATCGCGGCCATCAGCACGTACACCAGCACGCCGGCGGCGGCGGGGAACAGCACCTGGCCAAAGGTCTCGACCACGCCCACCAGCATCGCCGCCAGGAACGCGCCGCGGATCGAGCCGATGCCGCCGATCACCACCACCACGAAGCAGATGATCAGCACGCCGTTGCCCATGCCGGGATACACCGACGACACCGGCGCGGCGATGCTGCCGGCCAGCGCCGCCAGCGCCACGCCGGCGGCGAACACCAGCCGGTACAGCTTGTTGACGTCGATGCCGAGCGAGCCGGTCATCTCGCGGTTGCTGGCGCCGGCCCGCAACATCATGCCGAGCCGCGTGCGCGCGATGACCCAGTACAGCAGCAGCGCCACCGCGATGCCCACCGCCGAGATGAACAGCCGATACACCGGATAGGTCATTACGTCGCCCAGCGCGATGCTGCCCTGTAGCCAGG
The window above is part of the Achromobacter deleyi genome. Proteins encoded here:
- a CDS encoding branched-chain amino acid ABC transporter permease — encoded protein: MNVNRLLPVATLLALAAFAWSGSDYYTGLAVKIMIYAVFALSLQLLVGGAGLVSLGHAAFFGIGAYAAALLSPQSEAASLWWLLPAALLAAAAYAALTGALALRTRGVYFIMVTLAFAQMAYYVFHDTKVGGGSDGIYLYFRPQAEIFGWRPFDLDQGQAYYFFVLACLALAWGFLALLRRSPFGAALAGIRINEQRMRAAGYSTYPYKLAAYVIGAALAGLAGFLFALKDGFVTPELLAWEQSGLVLLMVILGGMGSLGGAVLGTATLVLLQELFQSQALFGDYARHWHLPLGLAIIALVALLPDGLAGLPAQWRRRRTRQAPATPAASASTAKPLPLPIQGEPHA
- a CDS encoding branched-chain amino acid ABC transporter permease, encoding MDVGILLIQSLNAFQYGLLLFLVASGLTLIFGIMGIINLAHGSFYMIGAYMAFALGPAVDRWLGGGFVATLAVCVLAAAALGYLLEAAFFSYLYRRNHLQQVLMTYGLILVFEELRSILVGNDVHGVPLPSWLQGSIALGDVMTYPVYRLFISAVGIAVALLLYWVIARTRLGMMLRAGASNREMTGSLGIDVNKLYRLVFAAGVALAALAGSIAAPVSSVYPGMGNGVLIICFVVVVIGGIGSIRGAFLAAMLVGVVETFGQVLFPAAAGVLVYVLMAAILLCKPEGLFKQG